A DNA window from Amycolatopsis sp. DSM 110486 contains the following coding sequences:
- a CDS encoding WhiB family transcriptional regulator, with protein sequence MTYRPARDECLEQELRTYGAETVGVWGGMTDDDRRALHPHWLRRGGRIDRGER encoded by the coding sequence CTGACGTACAGGCCGGCGCGGGACGAGTGCTTGGAGCAGGAGCTGCGCACCTACGGCGCCGAGACTGTCGGCGTCTGGGGTGGCATGACCGACGACGACCGGCGGGCGCTGCATCCGCACTGGCTTCGCCGCGGCGGACGGATCGATCGGGGTGAGCGATGA
- a CDS encoding FtsK/SpoIIIE domain-containing protein, with translation MADSLPIKAERTSDPSIGEVEHVGPVLEGELIDDSLPQPRQRKLRRGFARRWKHAQRAEPVTRARSVVLYRVRKAPQDVARLVWFVLRGNWRWLVKFWTWATYADLRADARRARLTGDIEARRTAQELIRSDATARWAKAGIVLRRLAITARTVAPVVAILWTVEEFMNREDMWPWLAEFYAELEVLWSGVARVAPLALCAVPAVWALAAAFEGRDRDPGATWLVHPERQDAASWVDERMVSKAWAHLGISALTRFFKEGGELAYIVAARKDGDGTYVQVRLHLGVTADMVTAQRPKLAANLGRATLETWPTTGEEDGILDLWIADKGALNGGAGVWPLLPAGRVDLFNGVPFGLTQRGRIINAPLIGVNWLIGGRPGQGKSSALRTLLLGAALDPTAELWAFIMGESPDFAPFTPRLSRYRIGLDDAVAEATLRALADLLTEMERRGKVLGRRPGSPPKVSRKLADDRSLGLHPLVCAIDECHELFQHPEYGPAAAETAVKLIKRGRKYGIVVLLATQSPTRDSIPREITRNVSCSVAFSVADQIANDGLLGSGKYRAGIRATELRPNVDRGTCVAVGVTDAAFELIRTFYIPFEDGIDQVSPVVTRAVEAVAEDGREIVAAEPEAASIDHLADVAQVLRGEPRMRTQEVLSRLADHNPADYDGWTPSRLAGALAEHGVRPAKSHGLMVIRSDDVAQALAARDSE, from the coding sequence ATGGCTGACTCGCTGCCGATCAAGGCGGAGCGCACGTCGGACCCCTCCATCGGAGAGGTCGAGCACGTCGGACCCGTGCTGGAAGGCGAGCTGATCGACGACTCCCTTCCGCAGCCTCGACAACGGAAGTTGCGACGCGGGTTCGCTCGGCGGTGGAAGCACGCACAGAGGGCCGAGCCGGTTACTCGAGCACGGTCGGTGGTCCTGTACCGGGTGCGGAAAGCCCCGCAGGATGTTGCAAGGCTGGTGTGGTTCGTGCTGCGCGGCAACTGGCGGTGGCTGGTCAAGTTCTGGACCTGGGCGACCTACGCCGACCTGCGCGCGGATGCCCGGCGCGCCCGGCTCACCGGTGACATCGAAGCACGACGCACCGCGCAGGAGCTGATCCGGTCGGACGCTACGGCGAGGTGGGCGAAAGCTGGGATTGTGTTGCGCAGGCTCGCGATCACCGCGCGAACCGTCGCTCCCGTCGTGGCCATTCTGTGGACGGTTGAGGAGTTCATGAACCGTGAGGACATGTGGCCGTGGCTCGCGGAGTTCTATGCCGAACTGGAGGTGCTCTGGTCGGGTGTGGCCCGGGTCGCGCCCCTGGCGCTGTGCGCCGTTCCGGCGGTGTGGGCACTGGCGGCGGCTTTCGAGGGCCGCGACCGTGATCCCGGCGCCACCTGGCTGGTCCACCCGGAACGGCAGGACGCCGCCTCGTGGGTCGACGAGCGGATGGTCTCCAAGGCGTGGGCACACCTGGGAATCAGCGCGCTCACCCGATTCTTCAAGGAAGGTGGCGAACTCGCCTACATCGTCGCCGCGCGAAAGGATGGCGACGGCACCTACGTCCAGGTTCGGCTACACCTCGGCGTCACCGCGGACATGGTGACCGCACAACGTCCCAAGTTGGCCGCCAACCTGGGACGGGCAACGTTGGAGACGTGGCCCACCACGGGCGAAGAGGATGGCATCCTGGACCTGTGGATCGCCGACAAGGGTGCGCTCAACGGCGGCGCGGGCGTCTGGCCCCTACTGCCCGCGGGCCGGGTTGACCTGTTCAACGGTGTCCCCTTTGGACTGACCCAGCGCGGCCGGATCATCAACGCGCCGCTGATCGGTGTCAACTGGCTGATCGGCGGCCGGCCGGGGCAGGGCAAGTCGTCGGCCCTGCGAACGTTGTTGCTGGGCGCGGCACTCGACCCCACGGCTGAACTCTGGGCGTTCATCATGGGCGAGTCGCCCGACTTCGCGCCGTTCACGCCCCGGCTGTCCCGCTACCGCATAGGCCTGGACGACGCGGTCGCCGAGGCCACTCTGCGGGCGCTGGCCGACCTGCTGACCGAGATGGAGCGCCGGGGAAAGGTCCTTGGCCGGCGGCCCGGCAGCCCGCCCAAGGTGTCGCGGAAGCTCGCCGATGACCGTAGCCTCGGGCTCCACCCCCTGGTCTGCGCGATCGACGAATGCCACGAGCTGTTCCAGCACCCTGAATACGGCCCGGCAGCCGCGGAGACGGCGGTGAAGCTGATCAAGCGGGGGCGCAAGTACGGCATCGTTGTGCTGCTGGCCACACAGTCCCCTACCAGGGACAGCATCCCTCGGGAGATCACCCGGAACGTCTCGTGCAGCGTCGCGTTCTCCGTGGCCGACCAGATCGCCAACGACGGGTTGCTCGGCTCCGGGAAGTACCGGGCAGGCATCCGGGCGACGGAGCTGCGCCCGAACGTCGACCGCGGAACCTGCGTCGCCGTCGGTGTCACGGACGCCGCGTTCGAGCTGATCCGCACCTTCTACATACCGTTCGAAGATGGGATCGACCAGGTATCACCGGTCGTCACGCGCGCGGTGGAGGCAGTAGCCGAAGACGGCAGAGAGATCGTCGCCGCCGAGCCTGAAGCAGCTTCGATCGACCACCTCGCCGACGTCGCCCAAGTCCTGCGTGGCGAGCCGCGGATGCGTACACAGGAGGTGCTCTCGCGGCTCGCCGACCACAACCCCGCCGATTACGACGGTTGGACACCCAGCCGGCTCGCCGGCGCCCTGGCCGAGCACGGCGTCCGCCCCGCCAAGTCGCACGGGTTGATGGTCATCCGCAGCGACGACGTCGCTCAGGCGCTCGCCGCCCGCGACTCTGAGTAA
- a CDS encoding recombinase family protein translates to MTAEISSDPWSTLDYILGLEVVDPVDDGIGELAVYGRCSTEDNQDPETSRGWQFGNARKFVEPLGGRVVAEFFDIGQSRSVPWERRTEAARLLAELKNPRRTWNAVVVGEGTRCWFGNQFSLIAPRFAAYGVDLWVPELGGKFDARNPSHKMLMSVLGGMSESERQHVQARVRAAMDAQVVNEGRHQGGRAPYGYVVVDGGPHPNPRKAAEGFRLRVLAIDDEAADVVRRIFAEYLEGVGDRAIAKALNQDGVPCPSERRRDQNRHRLADGWQGSTVRSILENPRYTGYAIFGRWTKHETLLNPDDVSAGHVVRFRRAEPERVVRSRRPAHPEIVSVETFTQAQLVRRSRAAGGMRGIAKLDRDRSATKHTYLLKGLVRCEICTRKMQGAAIRKGVYYRCIARTLAPGSAALADHPKTVNLREDVVTPPINNWLCQVFHPNNRDETVAALIGTQDGRPDSRRAAAEKRLKDAEAKLRRHQAAIDAGVDPAALVEPMNHAQAERQTAKEELDHLPEVATVDVAEVHAMLDQLGEVERHLNSRNPDRIMQVYRDVGLQVVYDNKKEAVVVTASPRVGNVCVRGGT, encoded by the coding sequence GTGACGGCTGAAATCAGCAGTGACCCGTGGTCGACGCTTGACTACATCCTTGGCCTGGAAGTCGTCGACCCCGTAGACGACGGGATCGGCGAGCTGGCGGTCTACGGCCGGTGCTCTACCGAGGACAACCAGGACCCCGAGACTTCTCGCGGCTGGCAGTTCGGGAACGCTCGGAAGTTCGTCGAGCCGCTGGGCGGACGGGTCGTGGCCGAGTTCTTCGACATCGGGCAGTCACGTTCGGTGCCGTGGGAGCGGCGTACCGAAGCCGCTCGGCTGCTTGCCGAGCTGAAGAACCCGCGGCGGACGTGGAACGCCGTCGTGGTCGGTGAGGGCACCCGGTGTTGGTTCGGCAACCAGTTCTCGCTGATCGCGCCACGGTTCGCTGCGTACGGGGTGGACTTGTGGGTGCCGGAACTCGGCGGAAAGTTCGACGCGCGGAACCCGTCGCACAAGATGCTCATGAGCGTGCTCGGAGGAATGAGCGAGTCAGAGCGGCAGCACGTGCAGGCTCGTGTCCGCGCAGCGATGGACGCCCAGGTCGTGAACGAAGGGCGACACCAGGGCGGCCGGGCACCGTATGGATACGTCGTGGTCGACGGCGGGCCGCATCCGAACCCGCGGAAGGCGGCCGAGGGGTTCCGATTGCGCGTGCTGGCGATCGACGACGAGGCGGCCGACGTTGTCCGGCGGATCTTCGCCGAGTACCTGGAAGGTGTTGGCGACCGCGCGATTGCGAAGGCCTTGAATCAGGACGGAGTGCCATGCCCTTCGGAACGCCGGCGCGACCAAAATCGCCACCGACTCGCCGATGGCTGGCAGGGCAGCACCGTTCGATCCATTTTGGAGAATCCGCGCTACACCGGGTACGCGATCTTCGGGCGCTGGACCAAGCACGAAACGTTGCTGAACCCAGATGATGTGAGCGCGGGCCATGTCGTGCGATTCCGCCGCGCGGAGCCGGAACGCGTCGTTCGATCGCGCCGGCCCGCCCACCCGGAGATTGTCTCGGTGGAGACGTTCACGCAGGCACAGCTGGTGCGCCGGTCCCGTGCGGCCGGTGGGATGCGTGGCATTGCGAAGCTTGACCGGGATCGGAGCGCCACCAAGCACACCTACTTGCTGAAAGGGTTGGTGCGCTGCGAGATCTGCACAAGGAAGATGCAGGGTGCGGCGATTCGGAAAGGCGTCTACTACCGGTGCATCGCCCGGACGCTGGCGCCGGGTTCGGCTGCGCTGGCCGATCATCCGAAGACAGTGAACCTTCGTGAGGATGTCGTGACTCCGCCGATCAACAATTGGCTGTGCCAAGTCTTCCACCCGAACAACCGCGACGAGACGGTAGCCGCGCTCATCGGAACGCAGGACGGCCGACCGGACAGCCGCCGAGCGGCCGCCGAGAAGCGACTCAAGGATGCAGAGGCGAAGTTGCGGCGACACCAGGCAGCCATCGACGCGGGCGTAGATCCGGCCGCGCTCGTCGAGCCCATGAACCACGCGCAGGCCGAGCGGCAAACCGCTAAGGAGGAGCTGGACCACCTACCCGAGGTGGCGACAGTCGACGTGGCGGAGGTGCACGCCATGCTCGACCAGCTCGGCGAGGTCGAGAGGCACCTCAACTCGCGGAACCCGGACCGGATCATGCAGGTCTACCGAGACGTGGGCCTACAAGTCGTGTACGACAACAAAAAAGAGGCGGTCGTGGTGACCGCCTCTCCCCGTGTGGGTAACGTGTGTGTCCGAGGGGGGACTTGA
- a CDS encoding FtsK/SpoIIIE domain-containing protein: MADSLPVKADPVLDGELVDDTLPQPRRRERRRNRFVLWWLHSPRVPLWLKNKSQAVQALKDAVVWLVLSPLRFLGAVVRGVVVGARWWRRWVTVRDYRTAAEESEKLADKFIEIRALTLFRWKVSGAIAVVVAIAVAVIDLVYGDDPLWISGAAASVALAVLGRRKDGSPGRKPALAGPRTLTWTMDPQVLVDAFRDAKLIGKDETLRLVERATRVGDGWAVTVDLPATRKAADVVKNRDALASALAVDEVQLIVERVRGNSGHAGRVAMWVADEDPYASPPLKTPLLGVTQWDAWRPIPFGRDARDRRIDLPLVWTSLLVGAIPRQGKTFSARLAAAGLILDAWVRLYVADFKAGKDWDAAGLVAHRFMSGDEPEHVLALVDWLIELVGEVQTRFRRMRDLDDLTCPESKVTPEMSRDKSLNMPITAIFIDEVQVPLEDRTPVDVQGKKLPAGEYVGELLTWLAKKGPAAGIVLVLATQRPDSKTIPSGLRAVLGSRFALRVMDWRDSNIVLGEQMNTRGFDSSRLLPLHKGVGILRPDGDTAAGADVLAMTVRTYYMPNEDWRTICEQGRALREAAETLTGHAAGQDTMPVLDHAAAVKAISAGQPVDAVELPSLLSSIVDYLGDDLSEDGRDFVPTAELLDALEMDRRTFAQEMTDLGCRPTRDRVIGDDGEVRQVRGYLTAEIRSAISRAATGGEPDVEEDQP, translated from the coding sequence ATGGCTGACTCGTTGCCGGTCAAGGCCGATCCCGTGCTCGACGGCGAGCTGGTCGACGACACGTTGCCGCAGCCTCGTCGGCGTGAGCGACGTCGGAACCGTTTCGTGTTGTGGTGGTTGCACTCGCCGCGGGTGCCGTTGTGGCTGAAGAACAAGTCGCAGGCGGTGCAGGCGCTCAAGGATGCTGTGGTGTGGCTGGTGCTGTCGCCGTTGCGGTTCCTCGGTGCGGTTGTGCGCGGTGTCGTCGTCGGTGCGCGGTGGTGGCGTAGGTGGGTAACCGTCCGGGATTACCGGACGGCCGCCGAGGAGTCGGAGAAGCTGGCGGACAAGTTCATCGAAATCCGGGCGCTGACGTTATTCCGGTGGAAGGTTAGCGGCGCCATCGCGGTCGTTGTCGCCATTGCGGTGGCCGTCATCGATCTGGTGTATGGGGACGATCCACTGTGGATCTCCGGGGCGGCTGCGTCGGTAGCGCTCGCGGTTCTCGGACGAAGGAAGGATGGCAGTCCCGGGCGTAAGCCTGCGCTCGCCGGACCGCGGACGCTGACGTGGACGATGGACCCGCAGGTCCTGGTGGACGCGTTCCGGGACGCGAAGCTGATCGGCAAGGACGAGACGTTGCGGCTCGTCGAGCGCGCGACGCGCGTCGGTGACGGCTGGGCGGTCACCGTCGACCTTCCTGCCACGCGCAAGGCGGCCGACGTGGTGAAGAACCGGGACGCACTCGCGTCGGCACTCGCGGTCGACGAAGTCCAGCTGATCGTCGAGCGGGTACGAGGCAACAGCGGGCACGCCGGTCGGGTGGCGATGTGGGTGGCTGATGAAGACCCGTACGCATCACCGCCGTTGAAGACGCCGCTGCTCGGCGTGACGCAGTGGGACGCGTGGCGGCCGATTCCGTTCGGACGGGATGCGCGGGATCGGCGGATCGACCTTCCGCTGGTGTGGACGTCACTGCTCGTCGGCGCGATTCCGCGACAGGGCAAGACGTTTTCCGCCCGGCTCGCCGCTGCCGGGCTCATCCTGGACGCGTGGGTCCGGCTGTACGTCGCGGACTTCAAAGCTGGGAAGGACTGGGACGCGGCCGGTTTGGTGGCGCACCGGTTCATGTCGGGCGACGAACCCGAACACGTGCTGGCCTTGGTGGATTGGCTGATCGAGCTGGTCGGCGAGGTTCAGACGCGGTTCCGGCGGATGCGCGACCTGGACGACCTCACCTGCCCGGAGTCGAAGGTCACGCCGGAGATGTCCCGGGACAAGTCGTTGAACATGCCGATCACAGCGATCTTCATCGATGAGGTTCAGGTTCCCTTGGAGGACCGCACACCCGTTGACGTGCAAGGAAAGAAGCTTCCCGCGGGTGAGTACGTCGGTGAGCTGCTGACCTGGCTGGCGAAGAAGGGGCCGGCTGCGGGGATCGTGCTCGTGCTCGCGACGCAGCGGCCGGATTCGAAGACGATCCCGTCCGGGCTGCGCGCGGTGCTCGGCTCCCGGTTCGCCTTGCGGGTGATGGACTGGCGCGACTCGAACATCGTGCTCGGCGAGCAGATGAACACGCGAGGGTTCGACTCCTCGCGGCTGCTGCCCTTGCACAAGGGCGTCGGCATCCTGCGGCCGGACGGCGACACCGCCGCTGGCGCCGACGTGCTGGCCATGACGGTCCGGACCTACTACATGCCGAACGAGGACTGGCGGACCATCTGCGAGCAAGGCCGTGCGCTGCGCGAAGCGGCCGAGACCCTGACCGGGCACGCAGCAGGGCAGGACACCATGCCGGTGCTCGACCACGCCGCGGCAGTGAAGGCAATCAGTGCAGGTCAGCCCGTTGACGCGGTTGAGCTGCCCTCGCTGCTCTCGTCGATCGTCGACTACCTGGGCGACGATCTCAGCGAGGACGGCCGGGACTTCGTACCGACGGCCGAACTGCTCGACGCGCTGGAGATGGACCGGCGGACGTTCGCCCAGGAGATGACTGACCTGGGATGCCGGCCGACCCGGGACCGGGTGATCGGCGACGACGGCGAGGTTAGGCAGGTGCGCGGATACCTGACGGCTGAAATCAGGAGTGCCATCAGTCGCGCGGCCACTGGCGGCGAGCCGGACGTGGAGGAAGATCAGCCATGA
- a CDS encoding WhiB family transcriptional regulator — protein sequence MDDLQLIGIAWRLDRLRWAPTDVLTNIVTSDGACMTPATGGPPDARDDREFAKRLCGGCPVQDECLELELRTTGAETVGVWGAMTDDDRRALHPHWLRRGERIDRGER from the coding sequence ATGGACGACCTGCAGCTGATCGGCATCGCGTGGCGGCTGGATCGCTTGCGATGGGCGCCCACCGATGTCCTGACCAACATCGTGACCAGCGATGGAGCCTGCATGACCCCGGCGACGGGCGGGCCGCCGGACGCTCGTGACGATCGGGAGTTCGCCAAGCGCTTGTGCGGTGGCTGCCCGGTCCAGGACGAGTGTCTTGAACTGGAGCTTCGGACGACCGGCGCTGAGACGGTCGGCGTCTGGGGCGCGATGACCGACGACGACCGGCGCGCGCTGCACCCGCACTGGCTGCGGCGCGGCGAGCGGATCGATCGGGGTGAGCGATGA
- a CDS encoding helix-turn-helix domain-containing protein, producing the protein MNTKTTFHTIPESAWILGVSRNTVSRAIRTGTLRATRCRTGLRVSSAELAKALQDGGAAWTTCS; encoded by the coding sequence ATGAACACCAAAACGACCTTTCACACCATTCCCGAGTCCGCGTGGATTCTCGGCGTCTCCCGCAACACGGTCAGCCGGGCGATCCGGACCGGCACCCTGCGCGCCACCCGATGCCGGACCGGCCTGCGCGTCTCCTCCGCCGAGCTGGCCAAGGCGCTTCAGGACGGAGGTGCGGCATGGACGACCTGCAGCTGA
- a CDS encoding helix-turn-helix domain-containing protein — protein sequence MTEDWAAVAKAIDMRVRELGWRQRELAERSHVSQATVRELQHHVVERRRSARTLEALSTTLGWHPRHLLAVLQSRTPPHPDEPADDGNELACRLDALEQRLAEITDRLEDVQTSLATVVDHIRPKR from the coding sequence GTGACGGAGGACTGGGCGGCGGTCGCGAAGGCGATCGACATGCGCGTGCGGGAACTGGGCTGGCGGCAACGTGAGCTGGCCGAGCGATCGCACGTGTCGCAAGCGACGGTGCGCGAGCTTCAGCACCACGTTGTCGAGCGGCGCCGCAGCGCCCGGACGCTCGAAGCGCTGTCGACGACGTTGGGCTGGCACCCGCGGCATCTGCTGGCCGTGCTGCAGAGCCGCACGCCGCCGCACCCGGACGAGCCGGCCGACGACGGCAACGAGCTCGCGTGCCGATTGGACGCGCTTGAACAGCGGCTGGCCGAGATCACGGACCGGCTCGAAGACGTTCAAACAAGCCTGGCGACCGTGGTCGATCACATCCGGCCGAAGCGTTAG
- a CDS encoding transcriptional regulator → MNPAGGWTGRTATALQSALRLSQERFAERLGISARTVGSWHKKPDLRPQSDMQQVLDTALAQASDAERDRFGALTRDAPASASTTASSEADERLDADPHIGAALEWLDRHAHWTPGIARRAVADRLARIDAQELQDRGTRRGWVSQRDLAAALTAYYGSRLDDYGLYTAQCGDLALNTSVLTCADWLDLDCELRPPYDRLRVPSAQPEADLDLDDRAADRAVQRLAETLSMNTRLTDSPIYRLTSTDIREHQLRGTFGVSQFVHYALTADLLEGELVDAVAAGSTAMPLRDRYLPDLRSVLAVGERLCAGGVLALTAIARPADPYRGDANYLLLVQERSGNVLNAARRLAVIPKGFHQPLTDLRRDAQVGMTLRREMEEELFGRPDIDNTLSDMLAADPLHPTKLTEPMSWLMAQPGRLRMECTGFGLNLVSGNYEFASLIVIDDEEFWARYGGVVEANWESATLRQYSTTDDELVTELLGDVAWSNEGLFAMSQGLRRLAEIGGERVKLPAIEWEISQ, encoded by the coding sequence ATGAATCCGGCCGGGGGATGGACGGGACGCACGGCGACGGCATTGCAGTCGGCATTGCGGCTGAGTCAAGAGCGCTTCGCCGAACGCCTGGGAATCAGCGCTCGCACGGTCGGGTCGTGGCACAAGAAACCGGATCTTCGACCGCAGTCAGACATGCAACAGGTCTTGGACACGGCGTTGGCGCAGGCGTCGGACGCCGAGCGCGACCGGTTCGGCGCGTTGACCCGCGACGCGCCGGCCAGCGCCTCGACGACCGCGTCGAGCGAGGCTGACGAACGCCTGGACGCCGACCCTCACATCGGCGCCGCACTGGAGTGGCTCGACCGTCACGCGCACTGGACGCCGGGTATCGCGCGTCGCGCTGTTGCCGATCGTCTCGCCCGCATCGACGCCCAAGAGCTTCAAGACCGTGGGACGCGGCGTGGTTGGGTCAGCCAACGCGACCTCGCGGCCGCGCTGACCGCCTACTACGGCAGCCGGCTCGACGACTACGGCCTGTACACGGCGCAATGTGGTGATCTCGCCTTGAACACCAGCGTTCTGACCTGCGCAGACTGGCTCGACCTGGATTGCGAGCTTCGTCCGCCGTATGACCGGCTCCGGGTGCCAAGCGCACAGCCGGAAGCCGACCTCGACCTGGACGACCGCGCCGCCGACCGCGCCGTTCAGCGACTCGCCGAGACGCTGTCCATGAACACCCGGCTCACGGACAGCCCGATCTACCGGCTCACGAGCACGGACATCCGTGAACACCAGCTTCGTGGCACGTTCGGCGTGTCCCAGTTCGTGCACTACGCGCTGACGGCCGACCTTCTCGAAGGTGAACTGGTCGACGCGGTGGCCGCGGGCTCGACAGCCATGCCACTCAGAGACCGTTACCTGCCGGACCTCCGCTCGGTGCTCGCCGTCGGCGAGCGGCTCTGCGCGGGCGGCGTCCTTGCGCTGACGGCGATCGCCCGGCCCGCCGACCCGTATCGCGGAGACGCCAACTACTTGCTACTGGTCCAAGAGCGGTCCGGCAACGTGCTGAACGCGGCGCGCCGGCTCGCGGTGATACCGAAGGGCTTCCATCAGCCGCTGACCGACCTCCGCCGCGACGCGCAGGTGGGCATGACACTCCGCCGTGAGATGGAAGAAGAGCTGTTCGGCCGGCCCGACATCGACAACACCCTGAGCGACATGCTGGCGGCCGACCCACTGCACCCAACCAAGCTCACCGAGCCGATGAGCTGGCTCATGGCGCAGCCCGGCCGGCTGCGGATGGAGTGCACGGGGTTCGGCCTGAACCTCGTCAGCGGAAACTACGAGTTCGCCAGCCTGATCGTCATCGACGACGAAGAGTTTTGGGCACGCTACGGGGGAGTGGTCGAAGCAAACTGGGAATCCGCAACTCTTCGTCAGTATTCGACTACCGACGACGAGCTCGTCACCGAGTTGCTGGGTGATGTAGCGTGGAGCAACGAAGGATTGTTCGCCATGTCGCAAGGGCTCAGGCGCCTTGCGGAAATCGGCGGAGAGCGCGTGAAACTACCTGCGATCGAATGGGAGATCAGCCAGTGA
- a CDS encoding cupin domain-containing protein, giving the protein MTDGWTAGNANEDAADTRGWLVGHFIDPSQGVRSSKDVEVKWANHPAGEKRPEWTSDDQRITLVMLVSGEFRVEVTGGSKVMKRPGDYLMWGPGIDHSWEALADSVVLTVRWPSAT; this is encoded by the coding sequence GTGACTGACGGTTGGACCGCCGGCAACGCCAACGAAGACGCGGCGGACACACGCGGCTGGCTGGTCGGCCACTTCATTGATCCGTCGCAGGGTGTTCGCTCGTCGAAAGACGTGGAAGTCAAGTGGGCCAACCATCCTGCGGGCGAAAAGCGTCCCGAGTGGACCTCAGACGACCAGCGAATCACGCTGGTGATGCTCGTCTCAGGTGAGTTCCGAGTGGAAGTCACCGGCGGGAGCAAGGTCATGAAACGACCGGGTGATTACCTCATGTGGGGCCCGGGAATCGACCATTCCTGGGAAGCATTGGCGGATTCGGTTGTCTTGACGGTCCGCTGGCCGTCAGCGACCTAA
- a CDS encoding helix-turn-helix transcriptional regulator translates to MVSVRRREELVSARKAAGLTQENLAEVMGVDRTTVIRWEAGDYAPLPYQWPKLAKVLGRTADELRELIDLHPLHGTAELGSALEPVFGWLDRHAGWSPGTARGRVATAASVKPHSDAPAGRSRVAAALANYYSDSVPGHVLYAARCGQVEVATSVLTRPDWLDLACPLTAENDRIVLSANESAAREPIDEVGAVRRLAEASADDVRIADVPLYRLTDVQIRPEMVGGDVHVVPFVEYALSMDLLERELHDSRAVQPGRMPLRDRYLPDLQAVLDLPGRLCAGGVLALTAFARPADPFRGEADYLLLVQERSRHVVNAARRLAVIPKSFHGPLADQRTDARIGATLRRELEEELFGRSDVDRTTGIQRAADPMHPARLSAPMRWLTDQPGRLRMECTGFGFNLVSGNYEFASLVVIDDEEFWPRFGGDVEANWEAAGLRQYSTLDGDLITELIGDETWSNEGLFAFLQGLRRLSEIGGERVRIRAVELGR, encoded by the coding sequence GTGGTCAGCGTTCGTCGGCGCGAGGAGCTTGTTTCAGCGCGTAAGGCGGCCGGGCTGACTCAGGAGAACCTTGCCGAGGTAATGGGCGTCGACCGCACGACGGTCATCCGGTGGGAAGCCGGCGACTACGCGCCCCTGCCGTACCAGTGGCCGAAGCTGGCCAAGGTTCTCGGCCGCACCGCAGACGAGCTGCGCGAACTGATCGACCTGCATCCGCTGCACGGGACGGCGGAGCTTGGCTCGGCGCTTGAGCCTGTGTTCGGCTGGCTGGACCGGCACGCCGGCTGGTCTCCCGGCACTGCACGCGGACGCGTGGCAACCGCCGCGTCGGTGAAGCCGCATTCCGACGCGCCGGCCGGTCGGAGTCGTGTTGCAGCCGCCTTGGCGAACTATTACAGCGACTCGGTTCCCGGGCATGTGCTGTATGCCGCGCGCTGCGGACAGGTTGAGGTCGCGACCAGCGTCCTGACCCGACCGGACTGGCTGGACCTTGCTTGCCCGTTGACGGCCGAGAACGACCGGATTGTTTTGTCTGCCAACGAGAGTGCGGCACGTGAGCCGATCGACGAAGTCGGGGCGGTTCGGCGGCTTGCCGAAGCCTCGGCCGACGACGTGCGCATCGCGGACGTGCCGCTGTATCGGCTCACGGACGTGCAGATCCGACCGGAAATGGTCGGCGGCGACGTCCACGTGGTGCCATTCGTCGAGTACGCCCTGAGCATGGATCTTCTCGAACGGGAGCTACACGATAGCCGCGCGGTACAACCGGGTCGGATGCCGCTCCGGGACCGGTACCTGCCTGATCTTCAGGCCGTGCTCGACCTTCCGGGACGGCTTTGCGCTGGTGGCGTGCTCGCGTTGACGGCGTTCGCACGGCCCGCCGATCCGTTCCGCGGTGAAGCGGACTACCTCCTGCTGGTGCAGGAGCGCTCGCGGCACGTGGTGAACGCGGCTCGCAGGCTGGCCGTCATCCCGAAAAGCTTCCACGGGCCGCTCGCCGATCAACGCACCGACGCGCGGATCGGCGCCACGCTGCGCCGCGAGCTGGAAGAAGAGCTGTTCGGCAGGAGCGACGTCGACCGGACAACCGGCATCCAGCGGGCCGCCGATCCCATGCACCCGGCCCGGCTCTCGGCGCCGATGCGGTGGTTGACCGACCAGCCCGGCCGGTTGCGGATGGAGTGCACTGGGTTCGGGTTCAACCTGGTCAGCGGGAACTACGAGTTCGCCAGCCTGGTCGTGATCGATGATGAGGAGTTCTGGCCGCGGTTCGGCGGTGACGTCGAAGCGAACTGGGAGGCCGCCGGGCTGCGGCAGTACTCGACGCTCGACGGAGACCTGATCACCGAACTGATCGGTGACGAAACCTGGAGTAATGAGGGATTGTTCGCATTTCTCCAGGGCCTGCGTCGGCTCTCCGAGATCGGCGGTGAGCGGGTGAGGATTCGCGCGGTCGAATTAGGTCGCTGA